From a single Methylacidiphilum kamchatkense Kam1 genomic region:
- a CDS encoding division/cell wall cluster transcriptional repressor MraZ produces the protein MGKKRATYTDIFEHAFDEKGRITVPSEWRQEGYDSRLFVFPSKFHHLKVYPESWMEEIHQKIETLRLQDPIRQQLELLAQISQAVSWDQQGRISIKERLRKHSQIGKEAVLVGRLDHFEIWDQKKWQEETAGKSTSFEEAIEGMGL, from the coding sequence ATGGGGAAAAAAAGAGCTACCTATACTGACATTTTTGAGCATGCCTTTGACGAAAAAGGAAGAATAACTGTTCCTTCCGAATGGAGGCAGGAAGGGTATGATAGCCGGCTCTTTGTTTTCCCTTCCAAATTTCACCACTTGAAAGTCTATCCAGAGTCCTGGATGGAAGAAATTCATCAAAAGATTGAAACTTTAAGATTACAAGACCCGATCAGGCAACAGCTAGAGCTCCTGGCTCAGATTTCTCAAGCAGTGAGCTGGGATCAGCAGGGAAGGATATCAATCAAAGAAAGACTAAGAAAACATTCACAGATTGGGAAAGAGGCAGTATTGGTGGGCCGTTTAGATCATTTTGAAATTTGGGATCAAAAGAAATGGCAAGAAGAAACGGCTGGAAAAAGCACTTCTTTTGAGGAAGCAATTGAGGGCATGGGACTATGA